One Ethanoligenens harbinense YUAN-3 genomic window carries:
- a CDS encoding nitroreductase family protein, with protein sequence MSLLQLLSKRYSVRAYKPDEVEHEKLQLVLEAARLAPTACNRQPFRIIVVKTAGRAEELKKIYAKDWFVQPPYILGIVWVKGTEWVRRSDQKPYGDLDAGIVFDHLVLEAADQGLGTCWVGAFDPEAARLVLQMEPNWEPLAFTPLGYPVEEPVRKIRKPLADLVVYR encoded by the coding sequence ATGTCGTTGCTGCAGTTGCTGTCAAAACGGTATTCGGTGCGGGCCTACAAGCCCGACGAGGTGGAGCATGAAAAATTGCAACTGGTGCTGGAGGCCGCCCGCCTGGCGCCCACCGCGTGCAACCGTCAGCCGTTCCGGATCATCGTTGTCAAAACCGCCGGACGCGCGGAAGAACTCAAAAAAATCTATGCCAAGGACTGGTTTGTGCAGCCGCCGTATATCCTGGGCATCGTCTGGGTAAAAGGCACGGAGTGGGTGCGCCGGAGCGACCAGAAACCCTATGGCGACCTCGATGCCGGCATCGTGTTTGACCATCTGGTGCTGGAGGCGGCCGATCAGGGCCTGGGCACCTGCTGGGTGGGCGCATTTGATCCCGAAGCCGCCCGGTTGGTGCTGCAGATGGAGCCGAACTGGGAACCGCTTGCGTTCACGCCGCTCGGCTATCCGGTGGAAGAACCGGTGCGCAAGATCCGCAAGCCGCTCGCCGACCTCGTTGTGTATCGCTGA
- a CDS encoding P-II family nitrogen regulator, with product MLMVKAIVRPEKVGVVLSELADAGFPSVTKIDVAGRGKQRGVRVGDVYYDELPKTLLLFVIQDEDKDDLVKLIMKNAKTGEKGAFGDGKIFICPVEEAYTVSSATKEL from the coding sequence ATGTTAATGGTAAAAGCTATTGTCAGACCCGAAAAGGTTGGCGTTGTTTTGTCGGAGCTGGCCGATGCGGGTTTCCCGTCGGTCACCAAGATCGATGTGGCGGGCCGCGGCAAACAGCGCGGTGTGCGCGTCGGCGATGTATATTATGATGAGCTGCCGAAAACGCTCCTGCTTTTCGTGATTCAGGATGAGGACAAAGACGATCTGGTCAAACTGATCATGAAAAATGCCAAGACCGGCGAAAAGGGCGCGTTCGGTGACGGCAAGATTTTCATCTGCCCGGTCGAAGAGGCCTATACCGTCAGTTCTGCCACCAAAGAACTGTAA
- a CDS encoding P-II family nitrogen regulator has translation MKEIMAVIRLNKIGETKQALLEENFPSFTGYKVMGRGKAKVSFELVAEEEAQGNVDAVLAEEISEAHRLVPKRLIDLIVHDDDVQRAVDAIIRANSTGHPGDGKIFILPVAEAFQVRTGESGEAVV, from the coding sequence ATGAAAGAAATTATGGCAGTGATCCGGCTCAACAAAATCGGTGAAACCAAACAGGCTTTATTGGAAGAAAACTTTCCGTCCTTCACCGGCTACAAGGTGATGGGCCGCGGCAAAGCTAAAGTCAGCTTTGAGCTTGTGGCCGAGGAAGAAGCGCAGGGCAACGTGGATGCCGTTCTGGCGGAAGAGATTTCGGAAGCGCATCGGCTCGTTCCGAAACGTCTGATCGACCTGATCGTGCATGACGACGATGTCCAGAGAGCGGTGGATGCGATCATCCGGGCCAATTCCACCGGTCATCCCGGCGACGGCAAGATCTTTATCCTGCCGGTTGCGGAGGCATTCCAGGTTCGTACCGGTGAATCCGGCGAGGCGGTTGTTTAA
- a CDS encoding VOC family protein, giving the protein MQSRFLHTNINVTDLEKSVAFYGKALGLKEARRKTAADGSFILVYLGDGETDYLLELTWLRDHPQKYDLGENEWHIAFRVPDKAAAHALHTEMGCICYENHDMGLYFIEDPDGYWLEILG; this is encoded by the coding sequence ATGCAATCGCGTTTTTTGCACACCAACATCAATGTGACCGACCTTGAAAAGAGCGTCGCGTTTTATGGAAAAGCGCTGGGGCTCAAGGAAGCCCGGCGCAAGACCGCCGCCGACGGCAGCTTCATCCTTGTCTACCTGGGCGACGGCGAAACGGATTATCTGCTGGAGTTGACCTGGCTGCGGGACCATCCGCAGAAATACGACCTGGGTGAAAACGAATGGCACATCGCGTTCCGTGTGCCGGACAAAGCGGCCGCCCATGCGTTGCACACGGAAATGGGCTGCATCTGCTATGAGAACCATGACATGGGCCTGTATTTCATCGAGGACCCGGATGGATACTGGCTGGAAATCCTCGGCTGA
- the fabV gene encoding enoyl-ACP reductase FabV: protein MVVGPKTRGFICTTAHPAGCAANVARQIEYVREQPRFEGVKKALIIGCSTGYGLSTRIAAAFGAGASTLGVAFERPASRTRTATAGWYNTAAFESFAGRDGLYAKTVMGDAFSDAVKEQIIDLIRSDLGKVDLVVYSLAAPRRAVGDVTYNSVLKPVGQPFTSKSLDVAKMEVDTVTIEPATQEEIDGTVKVMGGEDWRWWIDALREADVLAKDATTIAYSYIGPELTYPVYHDGTVGLAKRDLAEAAKAIDAELRAGGGHAYVSVNKALVTQASAAIPVVPLYISILFKIMKEQGTHEGCMEQMYRLLARKLYVPAPELDAEGFLRMDDWELAPAIQEKVNAAWQAISNENLKTYADLEGYRREFYQLFGFEVDEVDYTADVEIGVDIPSIGSAE, encoded by the coding sequence ATGGTAGTGGGACCAAAGACCCGTGGCTTTATTTGCACCACGGCGCATCCGGCGGGGTGTGCCGCCAATGTGGCGCGGCAGATTGAATATGTCCGTGAACAGCCGCGTTTCGAGGGCGTGAAAAAAGCCCTTATCATCGGCTGCTCGACCGGCTATGGGCTGTCCACGCGCATCGCGGCGGCGTTCGGTGCGGGCGCGTCCACGTTGGGCGTGGCGTTTGAGCGCCCGGCCTCGCGCACGCGCACGGCCACCGCGGGCTGGTACAACACCGCCGCGTTTGAGAGCTTTGCCGGGCGGGACGGTCTGTATGCCAAAACCGTGATGGGCGACGCGTTTTCCGACGCCGTCAAAGAGCAGATCATCGACCTCATTCGCAGCGATCTCGGCAAAGTCGATCTGGTGGTTTACAGCCTGGCCGCGCCGCGCCGCGCGGTGGGGGATGTCACTTACAACTCGGTGCTCAAACCGGTGGGGCAGCCGTTCACCAGCAAATCGCTGGATGTTGCCAAAATGGAAGTGGACACCGTGACCATCGAGCCTGCCACGCAGGAGGAGATCGACGGCACCGTTAAAGTGATGGGCGGGGAAGACTGGCGCTGGTGGATCGACGCGCTGCGTGAGGCGGACGTACTGGCGAAGGACGCCACTACGATTGCATATTCGTACATCGGGCCGGAGCTGACCTATCCGGTCTACCACGACGGCACGGTCGGCCTGGCCAAGCGCGATTTGGCCGAGGCGGCCAAAGCCATCGACGCGGAGCTGCGGGCCGGCGGCGGTCATGCGTACGTTTCGGTCAACAAGGCGCTGGTCACGCAGGCCAGCGCGGCCATCCCGGTGGTGCCGCTTTACATTTCCATCCTGTTCAAGATCATGAAAGAGCAGGGTACGCACGAGGGCTGCATGGAGCAGATGTATCGCCTGTTGGCGCGGAAGCTGTATGTGCCCGCCCCGGAACTGGATGCCGAAGGTTTCCTGCGGATGGACGACTGGGAACTGGCGCCGGCCATCCAGGAAAAAGTCAATGCGGCCTGGCAGGCCATCTCCAACGAAAACCTGAAAACGTATGCGGATCTGGAAGGATATCGCCGGGAGTTCTACCAGCTGTTTGGCTTTGAGGTGGACGAGGTGGATTATACGGCGGATGTGGAGATCGGGGTGGACATCCCCAGCATCGGCTCCGCGGAATAA
- a CDS encoding TOBE domain-containing protein: MKLSARNQYEGTVVNVEVGPVSSKVVLDIGGGKTISSTISTDSFKELDIKKGDTLVAIVKATSVILGK; encoded by the coding sequence ATGAAACTGAGCGCGCGCAACCAATATGAAGGTACGGTCGTCAATGTTGAAGTCGGCCCGGTTTCCTCCAAAGTCGTGCTGGATATCGGCGGCGGAAAAACCATTTCTTCCACCATTTCCACCGATTCTTTTAAAGAGCTGGATATCAAAAAAGGCGACACGTTAGTCGCCATTGTGAAAGCCACTTCCGTCATCCTCGGTAAATAA
- a CDS encoding nitrogenase component I subunit alpha: MANFRDTILEGYPAKVFKNRKDHIVELEGEDNPIEANRRTVPGIITSRGCCYAGCKGVVLGPIKDIVLITHGPIGCGYYSWLTRRNKARPGSNGLDLIPYSFSTDMQESDIVFGGVNKLAKAIDEAVEIFHPRAVFITATCPVGLIGDDINAVAAAAQKRLGVQCVAFSCEGYKGVSQSAGHHIANNQFVKYIVGTGEERKMGKYPINILGEYNIGGDAWEIERILNKIGYDIVCTYTGDASVDDMRNANRAELSIVQCHRSINYIAEMIETKYGVRWMKINFIGLKGTMESLRNMAKFFGDPELIERTEQVIAEEFALIEDQFNAHKERLKGRTAALYVGGSRSHHYQILLNDLGISTILAGYEFGHREDYEGRKVLPFVKEDADSKNIESITVEPDEKNYHMYIPKEKAEELSKEMELDYYNGMFYDMKDGNVAIDDLNHYETEMLLEKLKPDIFFSGIKDKFVAQKNGTLSRQLHSYDYSGPYAGFNGALNFARDVDMGVHTPTWTLVEAPWKKNPMLVGEVLGGQK, translated from the coding sequence ATGGCAAATTTTCGTGATACAATCCTGGAGGGGTATCCCGCCAAGGTTTTCAAAAATCGTAAAGATCATATCGTGGAACTGGAAGGCGAGGATAACCCCATTGAGGCCAACCGCCGTACAGTTCCGGGTATCATCACCAGCCGCGGCTGCTGCTATGCCGGATGCAAAGGCGTGGTTCTCGGGCCGATCAAGGACATTGTTCTGATTACCCACGGCCCGATCGGCTGCGGTTACTATTCTTGGCTGACGCGCCGCAATAAGGCGCGTCCGGGCTCCAATGGTTTGGATCTGATTCCGTATTCCTTCTCTACGGATATGCAGGAAAGTGACATCGTGTTCGGCGGTGTCAACAAGCTGGCGAAAGCCATTGACGAAGCGGTGGAAATCTTCCATCCGAGAGCGGTTTTCATCACGGCTACCTGCCCGGTCGGTCTGATTGGTGACGATATCAACGCCGTGGCCGCCGCCGCCCAGAAACGGCTCGGCGTCCAGTGCGTGGCGTTCAGCTGCGAAGGATATAAGGGCGTCAGCCAGTCGGCCGGTCACCATATCGCCAACAACCAGTTCGTCAAATATATAGTCGGTACCGGCGAGGAACGCAAGATGGGCAAATATCCCATCAACATCCTCGGTGAGTACAACATCGGCGGCGATGCGTGGGAGATCGAGCGCATTCTGAACAAGATCGGCTATGACATTGTCTGTACCTACACGGGTGATGCCAGCGTCGACGACATGCGCAACGCCAACCGCGCGGAACTCAGTATCGTGCAGTGCCATCGTTCCATCAACTATATCGCCGAGATGATCGAGACCAAATATGGCGTGCGCTGGATGAAAATCAACTTCATCGGCCTTAAAGGCACCATGGAATCGCTGCGCAACATGGCGAAATTCTTTGGTGATCCCGAGCTGATCGAGCGCACCGAACAGGTAATCGCGGAAGAGTTCGCGCTGATCGAGGATCAGTTCAATGCCCACAAAGAGCGCCTGAAGGGCCGCACTGCCGCGCTGTATGTCGGCGGTTCGCGCTCCCATCACTATCAGATTCTGCTTAACGATCTGGGTATCAGCACCATTCTGGCGGGCTATGAGTTCGGCCACCGCGAAGATTACGAGGGCCGCAAGGTACTGCCCTTCGTGAAAGAGGACGCCGACAGCAAAAACATCGAGTCCATCACGGTTGAGCCGGATGAAAAGAACTATCATATGTATATCCCCAAGGAGAAAGCCGAAGAGCTGTCCAAGGAAATGGAACTGGACTACTATAACGGTATGTTCTATGACATGAAGGACGGCAACGTGGCAATCGATGACCTGAACCATTACGAAACCGAAATGCTGCTGGAAAAACTGAAGCCGGACATTTTCTTCTCCGGTATCAAGGACAAATTCGTCGCTCAGAAGAACGGCACCTTGTCCCGTCAGCTGCATTCCTATGATTACAGCGGTCCGTATGCCGGCTTCAACGGCGCGCTGAACTTCGCGCGCGATGTGGATATGGGTGTCCACACCCCCACCTGGACGCTTGTCGAGGCGCCTTGGAAGAAAAATCCGATGCTTGTCGGTGAAGTGCTTGGAGGGCAGAAATAA
- a CDS encoding MBL fold metallo-hydrolase, producing MKALQQEADIWYLGHSGFAVQTTEHFLIFDYYNDKPITVTRGLDAGVIEPAELRDKQVVVFSSHHHADHFNRLILDWAEKLPHVRYVLSSDIRAAQGAANTTVVTPGKRLELDDVTVQTLESTDEGVAFAVETDGLSIYHAGDLNWWHWAGEPEKENAQMAAKYKREIDKLRGRHFDIAFVPVDPRLEKQYLWGLSYFMQTVGAEMVFPMHFWEDYNVFARLRQDQDAARFREPIQAITRRGQHFHYPRSAD from the coding sequence ATGAAAGCACTGCAACAAGAAGCCGATATCTGGTATCTGGGGCACAGCGGCTTTGCTGTGCAAACAACCGAACATTTTCTGATTTTTGACTATTATAACGACAAGCCGATCACCGTCACCCGCGGACTGGACGCGGGCGTGATCGAGCCCGCCGAGCTTCGGGACAAACAGGTGGTGGTCTTTTCCTCCCACCACCACGCGGATCATTTCAACCGCCTCATCCTTGACTGGGCGGAAAAGCTGCCGCATGTGCGGTATGTGCTCTCCTCCGACATCCGAGCGGCGCAGGGTGCGGCAAACACGACGGTGGTCACGCCCGGAAAGCGCCTGGAGCTGGACGATGTAACGGTGCAGACGCTGGAATCCACCGACGAAGGCGTGGCGTTTGCGGTAGAGACCGACGGCCTGTCCATTTATCATGCCGGCGACCTCAACTGGTGGCACTGGGCGGGCGAGCCCGAGAAGGAAAATGCGCAGATGGCCGCAAAATACAAGCGGGAAATCGACAAGCTGCGCGGGCGGCATTTCGACATCGCGTTCGTTCCGGTGGACCCGCGTCTGGAGAAACAGTATCTCTGGGGACTTTCCTATTTCATGCAGACCGTGGGCGCGGAGATGGTCTTTCCCATGCATTTCTGGGAAGATTATAACGTTTTCGCACGCTTGCGGCAGGATCAGGACGCCGCCCGCTTCCGCGAGCCCATCCAGGCCATCACGCGGCGGGGCCAGCATTTCCACTACCCGCGCAGCGCCGACTGA
- a CDS encoding sulfate/molybdate ABC transporter ATP-binding protein, whose protein sequence is MAIDLDIHKQLDKFRLDIHLHTDEKKLCLFGPSGAGKTMTLNCIAGLETPDEGYIRVNDTVYFHSEERCNIPPAKRKIGYVFQNYALFPHMTVLQNIIFGLRRLPKKKQLERGEHFLEVIRLTAQKDRYPSQLSGGQQQRVALARSLILEPDVLLMDEPFSALDYSLKKELKEELLAILSNYSGQTVFVTHNLEEAYDICDSIAIYSEGHIIALDKKTKLFPEPPQVRVSIAPEYTHLAELLRLD, encoded by the coding sequence GTGGCGATCGACCTGGACATACACAAGCAGTTGGACAAGTTCCGGCTGGATATCCATCTGCACACAGACGAAAAAAAGCTGTGCCTGTTCGGCCCGTCCGGCGCGGGCAAAACCATGACGCTCAACTGCATCGCCGGCCTGGAAACGCCCGACGAAGGGTATATCCGCGTCAACGACACGGTTTATTTCCATTCGGAAGAGCGGTGCAACATCCCGCCCGCAAAGCGGAAAATCGGCTATGTGTTCCAGAACTATGCCCTTTTCCCGCACATGACGGTGCTGCAAAACATCATCTTCGGGCTGCGCCGCCTGCCCAAGAAGAAGCAGTTGGAGCGGGGCGAACATTTTCTGGAGGTCATCCGGCTCACGGCGCAAAAAGACCGGTATCCCTCCCAGCTTTCGGGCGGGCAGCAGCAGCGCGTGGCGCTCGCGCGCTCCCTTATTCTGGAACCGGATGTGCTTCTGATGGACGAGCCGTTTTCGGCGCTGGATTACAGCCTGAAAAAAGAGCTGAAAGAGGAACTGCTCGCCATCCTGTCCAATTACAGCGGGCAAACGGTGTTTGTAACCCATAATCTGGAAGAAGCCTACGATATCTGCGACAGCATCGCCATCTACTCCGAAGGCCACATCATCGCATTGGACAAAAAAACAAAGCTCTTTCCGGAACCGCCGCAGGTGCGTGTGTCTATTGCGCCCGAATACACTCATTTGGCCGAACTGCTGCGGCTGGACTGA
- the modA gene encoding molybdate ABC transporter substrate-binding protein, with the protein MKKQRILGFIAAAVLAATTLAGCSSSTGNAASSSATSSEPSVTLTVSAAASLTDVLKDVESAYKKAHKNVSFTNNFGASGTLQQQIQNGADADIFFSAAESNMDALDKAGLLLSGTRQDVVGNTIEFIIPKGQKPITSLSELTSDRFKQIAIGNPASVPAGKYAQQILTEQNIYNSISPKLVQGTDVRAVLNYVETGNAEGGFVFSTDAKTSTKVEKGFDIPASWQPKINYPAAVVKASKNADAAKTFVTYLSASDAQKIFGKYGFSKVAK; encoded by the coding sequence ATGAAAAAGCAACGCATCCTTGGTTTCATCGCGGCGGCCGTCCTCGCGGCGACCACATTGGCCGGCTGCTCGTCCAGCACCGGCAATGCCGCCTCGTCTTCGGCCACTTCCAGCGAACCGTCCGTGACACTCACCGTGTCCGCCGCAGCCAGCCTGACCGATGTGCTCAAAGATGTGGAGAGCGCGTATAAAAAGGCCCACAAGAATGTGTCTTTCACCAATAACTTCGGCGCTTCCGGCACCCTGCAGCAGCAGATCCAGAACGGCGCGGACGCGGACATCTTCTTCTCTGCGGCCGAGTCCAACATGGACGCGCTGGATAAGGCCGGCCTGCTGCTTAGCGGCACCCGCCAAGACGTTGTGGGCAACACCATCGAGTTCATCATCCCCAAGGGGCAGAAACCCATCACGTCTCTGAGCGAGTTGACCTCCGACCGGTTCAAACAGATCGCCATCGGCAACCCCGCTTCCGTTCCGGCCGGCAAATACGCCCAGCAGATTCTGACGGAACAGAATATCTACAATTCCATCAGCCCCAAACTCGTGCAGGGCACCGACGTGCGCGCCGTGCTCAACTACGTGGAAACCGGCAACGCCGAAGGCGGATTTGTCTTCTCCACCGATGCGAAAACCTCTACGAAAGTCGAGAAAGGCTTTGACATCCCGGCCAGCTGGCAGCCCAAGATCAACTATCCGGCCGCTGTTGTGAAGGCCAGCAAAAACGCGGATGCCGCCAAGACTTTTGTGACCTATCTCTCGGCGTCCGACGCGCAGAAAATCTTTGGCAAATACGGGTTTTCCAAAGTAGCAAAATAA
- the nifH gene encoding nitrogenase iron protein — MRQVAIYGKGGIGKSTTTQNLTAALAYRMNKKIMVVGCDPKADSTRMLLGGLQQKTTLDTLREEGEDVELDSILLEGFHGIKCVESGGPEPGVGCAGRGIITSIGLLEQLGAYTDDLDYVFYDVLGDVVCGGFAMPIREGKAKEIYIVASGELMAIYAANNICKGIQKYANSGGVRLGGIICNSRNVDRERDLIEAFAKALGSQMIFFVPRDNIVQRAEINKKTVTEFEPESTQGLAYKSLAEAVEHNELFVIPKPLPIPELEKLMSDYGLMDI; from the coding sequence ATGAGGCAGGTAGCTATCTACGGAAAAGGCGGCATTGGTAAATCCACCACCACGCAAAACTTGACTGCGGCACTGGCGTACCGTATGAACAAGAAAATCATGGTCGTTGGTTGCGATCCGAAAGCGGACTCCACCCGTATGCTTCTGGGCGGTTTGCAGCAGAAGACCACTCTGGATACGCTTCGTGAAGAAGGCGAAGATGTCGAGCTGGATTCCATCCTCCTTGAGGGCTTCCACGGCATCAAATGCGTCGAATCCGGCGGACCGGAACCGGGTGTCGGCTGTGCGGGCCGCGGCATCATCACTTCCATCGGTCTGCTCGAACAGCTCGGCGCTTACACCGACGACCTTGACTATGTCTTCTACGACGTTCTGGGCGACGTTGTGTGCGGCGGTTTCGCCATGCCGATCCGTGAAGGCAAAGCGAAAGAGATCTACATCGTGGCCAGCGGCGAACTGATGGCGATCTACGCGGCCAACAACATCTGCAAAGGCATCCAGAAATATGCGAACTCCGGCGGCGTGCGTCTGGGCGGCATCATCTGTAACAGCCGTAACGTGGACCGTGAACGCGACCTCATCGAAGCCTTCGCGAAAGCCCTCGGCTCCCAGATGATCTTCTTCGTTCCGCGTGACAACATCGTGCAGCGCGCCGAGATCAACAAAAAGACCGTTACCGAGTTCGAACCGGAATCCACACAGGGTCTGGCTTATAAATCCCTCGCCGAGGCTGTGGAGCACAACGAGCTGTTCGTCATTCCGAAACCGCTGCCGATTCCGGAGCTGGAAAAACTGATGAGCGACTACGGCCTGATGGACATCTGA
- a CDS encoding ABC transporter ATP-binding protein: protein MILELQHVSCGYGEKTVVRDLSLSAVSGEVLCLLGPNGVGKTTLFKTILGFLKLQGGRILLDGEDVSQWPRKAFAKAVGYVPQAHTPPFPFTVLDVVTMGRTAHLGTFASPTKADLAIARESLERLGVGFLQERIYTEISGGERQMVLIARALTQQPKILIMDEPTSNLDFGNQIRVLEQVNRLAREGLCVIMTSHFPDHAFLCSAKVALMQRGSRFQIGTAAEVVTEQNMMSAYGVRVRIGTLNGDGGSSVAACVPLISDCPCPPYPEKAPMAGQAVDVGPIL from the coding sequence ATGATTTTGGAATTGCAGCATGTTTCCTGCGGATATGGAGAGAAGACCGTCGTCCGCGATCTGTCGTTGTCGGCCGTTTCGGGCGAGGTGCTCTGTCTGCTCGGCCCGAACGGTGTGGGCAAGACCACCCTGTTTAAAACGATCCTGGGTTTTTTGAAATTGCAAGGCGGGCGGATTCTGCTGGACGGGGAGGATGTTTCGCAGTGGCCGCGCAAGGCGTTTGCCAAAGCGGTCGGGTATGTGCCGCAGGCCCATACGCCTCCTTTCCCGTTCACGGTGCTGGATGTGGTGACGATGGGACGTACGGCGCATCTTGGAACGTTCGCCTCGCCGACCAAGGCGGATTTGGCCATCGCGCGGGAATCCCTGGAGCGCCTGGGTGTCGGCTTTTTGCAGGAGCGTATCTATACGGAAATCAGCGGCGGTGAGCGCCAAATGGTGCTCATCGCCCGCGCGCTGACACAGCAGCCCAAAATCCTCATCATGGATGAGCCGACATCCAATCTTGATTTTGGCAATCAGATCCGTGTGCTGGAGCAGGTCAACCGCCTGGCACGGGAGGGGCTTTGTGTCATCATGACCTCGCATTTCCCGGACCACGCGTTCCTCTGCTCGGCCAAAGTGGCGCTGATGCAGCGCGGCAGCCGGTTTCAGATCGGCACGGCGGCGGAGGTCGTCACCGAGCAGAACATGATGTCCGCTTATGGTGTGCGCGTGCGGATCGGGACCCTGAACGGGGACGGCGGTTCCTCTGTGGCTGCTTGTGTCCCTCTCATTTCCGATTGCCCCTGCCCGCCTTATCCGGAAAAGGCGCCTATGGCGGGGCAGGCGGTGGATGTCGGTCCCATTTTGTGA
- a CDS encoding helix-turn-helix transcriptional regulator — translation MEDNTSLTPQEVADILKIAKNTVYVLIKRGELNGYRVGKKVRVDYKDVVAYKNKTKNVKDEAPEPLDSHWADIFSAPLEAEEHIPERGFVICGQDIVLDVLARLLEMHPSGVRPLRSYYGSYNSLYLLYKGDVQVASAHMWDADTNTYNLPYVKALLPGTPAVLVHIGRRMEGLYVPKENPKNIKSWDDLRREDITIVNRERGSGARILLDEHLRLLGVQGKTLPGYGRECLSHLAVASTVSRGGGDFGIGNEKAAMQVRNIDFIPLQEESYDLIMRKEDLDKPPFKAILEIVASPVFRAEMEGIGGYDMTNMGKVVYTG, via the coding sequence TTGGAAGACAATACGTCTTTAACTCCGCAGGAAGTTGCCGATATTTTAAAAATCGCCAAAAATACGGTTTATGTGTTGATCAAACGCGGCGAATTGAATGGGTATCGGGTCGGGAAAAAAGTCCGGGTCGATTATAAAGATGTCGTCGCTTATAAAAACAAAACCAAAAACGTCAAAGACGAAGCCCCGGAGCCGCTGGATTCCCACTGGGCGGATATTTTCAGCGCGCCGCTGGAGGCGGAAGAGCATATTCCGGAACGCGGGTTTGTTATCTGCGGGCAGGACATTGTGCTGGATGTGCTTGCCCGTCTGCTGGAGATGCACCCTTCGGGCGTCCGTCCCCTGCGGTCTTACTATGGGAGTTACAATTCGCTGTATCTGCTGTATAAGGGGGACGTGCAGGTGGCTTCGGCCCATATGTGGGACGCCGATACCAACACCTATAATCTCCCTTATGTAAAAGCCCTGCTTCCGGGTACGCCGGCCGTGCTGGTGCATATCGGCAGGCGGATGGAAGGGCTTTATGTCCCGAAGGAGAACCCCAAAAACATCAAGAGCTGGGACGATCTGCGGCGTGAGGACATCACCATTGTCAACCGCGAGCGGGGGAGCGGCGCGCGTATTTTGCTGGACGAGCACCTCCGGTTGCTGGGTGTGCAGGGGAAAACGCTGCCCGGCTACGGCCGCGAATGCCTTTCCCATCTGGCGGTGGCGAGCACGGTTTCCCGCGGCGGCGGTGATTTCGGCATCGGCAATGAAAAAGCGGCCATGCAGGTGAGAAATATTGACTTCATCCCGTTGCAGGAGGAAAGCTACGACCTCATCATGCGTAAGGAAGATCTCGATAAACCCCCGTTCAAAGCCATTCTGGAAATCGTGGCATCGCCCGTTTTCCGCGCGGAAATGGAAGGCATCGGCGGGTATGACATGACCAATATGGGCAAAGTCGTTTACACCGGCTGA
- the modB gene encoding molybdate ABC transporter permease subunit: MDMDLSPIWISLKTASVSTVIVTFLGIFAARYVAFRCKHGKALIDGLLNLPLVLPPTVVGFFLLLIFGVRSPIGALLMQWNVKIVFSWGATVIAAATVSFPLMYKTVRTSFELIDTNLMRAGRTLGSSEWEIFFRIVLPLAWPGIIGGCVMSFARAIGEFGATLMIAGSIPGKTQTIPVAIYIAMQSNDMVRAYILVLIITAISLLATYGLNRWLIHKQKYR, translated from the coding sequence ATGGATATGGACCTCTCTCCGATTTGGATCTCGCTGAAAACCGCATCCGTTTCCACGGTGATCGTCACCTTCCTGGGCATTTTCGCCGCGCGGTATGTCGCTTTCCGCTGCAAACACGGCAAGGCGCTGATTGACGGACTGCTGAATCTGCCTTTGGTACTGCCGCCGACCGTCGTCGGCTTTTTTCTCCTGCTCATTTTCGGCGTGCGCAGCCCCATCGGCGCGCTGCTGATGCAATGGAACGTCAAGATCGTCTTTTCGTGGGGCGCAACGGTGATCGCGGCCGCCACCGTTTCCTTTCCGCTGATGTATAAGACGGTACGCACCTCGTTCGAACTCATCGACACCAACCTGATGCGGGCAGGACGCACGCTCGGCAGCAGCGAATGGGAGATTTTTTTCCGCATCGTGCTGCCGCTTGCATGGCCCGGCATCATCGGCGGGTGCGTGATGTCGTTCGCACGCGCCATCGGGGAATTCGGCGCGACCCTGATGATCGCCGGAAGCATCCCCGGCAAAACGCAGACCATCCCCGTCGCCATCTACATCGCCATGCAGAGCAACGATATGGTGCGCGCCTATATACTGGTCCTCATCATCACCGCCATCTCTCTGCTGGCTACCTATGGCCTGAACCGCTGGCTGATACACAAGCAGAAATACAGGTAA